AAAATCGATGGACACAGCAAGGTCGCGGGGCCGAGCGTGGCCCTGCCTTTTGCTTGTCGTACCGCAAGTCGTGACCCTTAAATAAGTGCTAAACAAATGCCGCAAACCATGTCTGATAGGCCCATTACTAGAAGGCCGACCAGAACTGGTCCCTGGTCAGATGTGGAGCCCCGAGGCGGCTCAGCGCTGTCAGTCACACGTGACATGCAAATGCGAAAGGAGAATGTGGTTGGAAACAGGGCGTGTGTTCACAGGGAACCGAGTTCATGAGCGTCTCAAGCCTCAAAGACCATTCACCCACAGTTTCACATTTCCCTCCACACAATTGATTAAGCCGCCATTAGGACGGACGCGGAGGAATCGTTCTGTGACTTTTTCCTGCCTCATTCTATTGACGCTCGCCCTCTGACTTTCAATTTGTGGCGGAGAACTGAAATTCCCATCTTGCAACACGATTGATAAGTGTGCTGCTGAATCCATCTTGTCAATATAGGCTGGAAGCTCATTGCAGAATTGTTGTGCCTGGGTTTTGGGTGAAGGACCCACAGTGGAATAGCAGGAACCCTCCAAATTCATCAGCTTGCGTTATGAAATGGGATAAGAGCTGTGCGCTCTCTGCCGCGTGGCAGCACGGCGCCGTAATCACCGCGCGGCACTCGAACGTGACACGCGGCGGAGTAATAGTCGCTGTTCTCATTGTGCTTCGCTGTAGCTGAGTGAGAAATGTTTCAGCAAACCGTAAAGACGGAATTACAGAGATGTAAAGTAAACAAATAGCATGCGAGCGTCACGGCATGACGGCGGATGCAGCGCGTCTGTtcggcagcggcgccggcgaaCAGACGCACTCGTCCTCCTGGAAGCGTTCGCTGGCGCCTTTTCAACTTGTTGTTCGCTCGCTGGCAGCACCAACGCTGCTGGTACCTCATAATGTGCATCGCTCGCTCTCTGACCTCCAGTcacctcccccccacccccccaccccctcccctcccccgcaGGACGGTGCTCATCTCTCTGACGTCGGTGGTGGTTCTGGTCATCAGCACCGACTGGATCAGCTGGGACAACCTGAACCGGGGCTTCCTGCCCAGCGATGAGGTCTCCAGGGCCTTTCTGGCCTCCTTCATCTTGGTCTTCGACCTTCTCATTGTCATGCAGGTAGGCCGCTCCCCTGTGGCCAATTAAAaaacgggaggagggggggggggtctcctggCTTACTCTGCTACCCGTCCTGCCAgctccccgtcctccctcctccatcactATTCATCAACGGCCCACTGCGGCacgacgaggggggggggggggggggggggggggtgtttgatCACTCTCAGttggcacagacacagatgcacaAACTGTTGTTTACGCCCTTACATGTCTGTTCATCCAGTCACTCCATCATCCCTCCATCCGCTCTGCTCTGTCCATCAGCCTTGAACTCACTCGTTCCTTCCCCTTCTCGCCCCGTGggcccagtttttttttttttaatgatgacTCACAAGGTTGGagtttttctcactttctccatctcctcttctgctttttccCACCCTGCGTCCTCCCTCCCACAGGAGAATGTACATCAATAAAGCCTGTGTCAGTGGCTCATGAATATGCAAATGTATTTGTCTGGGAAAAACACGACTGAGAGAGGAGTAAAAAtgcattcttcttctctttttttttttttttttttttgctctgccAGCCAGGAGCCATAACCTCAGGCCAAACATGTATGTGGTTTGACTATAAGCCTAATTCAACGTGGCTCCTCCAACTGcttaatgagcacatttcaCCAGGCTGCTTGGTGGGTATTAGAGGACACGCTGCAAGACTAATATTTGGTTTCCTCTAAATATACGTTTGTACTCTGTTGATTATGCTAATTACTAAGAGCATGTAACTGCATGGGAGCGCGTCCTCCATTGTTACAAATGCCCCACTccacagaaacctgacaaggaCACCGTTATAATTGCTGTGTATTAGACGGACTGCGCCACTAAATGCGACTTCTAGACTTATTTATTGGAAGAATTCATTATATTACGGAAAGCTCCGAGCTGCTCTGGCCACAGTAATTACTTCCCACTGCTGCGTTTTTCCCCATTCATTTACCCAATTATTGTGATTATGCACATATAGTGTATAGAaactgctcagcctccagtttgCCGGCGTTTTCTTCCacggagatgctgctgctttgctgacgTTATCTATTCCACTTCGGTGACCTCATCACCTCCTGTCTCCATGTATGGTTTTGATGTGACAGGTTTGACTCCTGTATCCCATTACTTTTGCCTTTGTTTATCTTTAGCATCCCGTAGCATTCTCCAAACGGCACAAGCTGATCCACCATCCACAGCTTCCCACATCGCTCCGCTCTGACCCCGAGCACAGTTTGCCATAGTTAATCTCTCACCTCTATGAGAAGCGATGGGTGGTGTTGTTCTCAAACTAATGAATGCCCAATTAAAGCCTGTCTGGATTTGGCTCCAAGTTGGGTTTGACTTTTCTAGATAGTGGACGATTTCTGTATCTCTTGTGTGCATTGACATACAGCGTGTGGATGATGTGCGGTTCATTctctgagggagggggggggcatggcTTAAATACCATGACTGTTAGCACTATAGCAACAGATAGGGCAGCTATGAATGGGGAGAGGCAGATGTGGTAATTGTATGCAGCAAGATGCTCTGTGTCAATAATGGGAACAAAGAGGAAAACGGAGCTAATCTGAAATAAATGGAATTACACCGGTCCTGGTTTTTCCCCAGTAGCACAGATGACAAAAGCTAATTTGCAAGATGATTAAGTCGGCTCCGTAGGAACAAAGTAATTTGAGACGCTTTAATTGTTCTTTCTCTAGCGATCTTGTGTGTCGTTTTTTTATTCAACCTCGTCTTTGTTTACGATATTTATTTACACGTGTAACAATGTAACTAATTGCAGTTACACAGGTGTGTTGGGAGTCATTTTTAAGTTATTCAATCAGATTTAGAGCTAACGCTATGAAATATTTTCTAATTGCTGACTTATGCGTAAACTGGTCTTGAAATGTGATCTTATCTGAACTAAAACAGTTCCATCCACAAAAACACCAAACCAACAACATTCAGCTTTCACGGCTGCCTGTATCTCCCAACTTCGATGATTTATGGCTCACGCAGTGAGTCGCTGTTCTCTGCAGATGCGTGTTTTCACAGCTCACGCACGTTTTGAATCCCATTCTATGGCACCGTTTTGGCCGCGTGTCTCTTTTGTGGTGCAGTGGCCGCTGCTTTTCGCTGAAAGCCACCGCGCACAAGCGCTGGCTGTGGAAAAGCACGGCGCCGCCACGGGGCACGGCGGCTTCTGGATCGGGCGGGGGGGCCTTTTAATGCCTTTTGAAGTGTAGAAGCCCCCGTGCACTTTAGTACAGGAAGCcgctctgtaaacacacagagggGGGGGATAAAGCAGCTGGCAGCATGTTTGACCTCCAGTCACAGCCTGAAGAGGCTCCGCCGAGGCTCCATATCAGCTAATATGAGGAAGTCGAGTGAGGCACTCAGCAGCCGGAGCGACTTGATTCATGACTGACGTttgtcacgttgctgctgtttGCGTCTCTTCCTCCGAGGCTCCGGTGGTGCAGCAGACGACAGTGAAACTTGCTGTGTTTTGCAGGACTGGGAGTTCCCTCACTTCATGGGCGACCTGGACATGAATCTGCCGGGGATGTCGACGACGCACGTGAAGGTCAAGCTTCCTGTGTGCAAGCACATCTTTAAGGAGGAGTatcacattcacatcacagGTACAAGGCAGCGCGCGCTTTCTAGATATTTCTGCAGCATTTCTAGATACAAGTGTTCGTAAAGTGATTAAATAGCAGAATAACATCAGGAGTTCCAGGGGAGAGGTAACTGGCCTATTTCTCAATTGAACTGTGAATACCAAGTGGCGCTGTGTGCTCTAGTTTCCCACTTTTCTCTGTGGGGAAATGGTTTGATGGTGAAACCACAGCAGCCATTTATAATGGATGCTGAGCTGAATTGGCACACAGGTGGCTCCGCCGCTGCAACTTTTTTGTCTGGCGCTCGCTCGTCCCTCGTTTCCCTCGCGTCTCTCGCCGGCGCTCGCGCCTCCGCGTCGTGCCGCTCCCGATCAAAAGCGGGCGCGCGCGCCGTTCGCACGCACGCGGTGAGTCACGGCCGCCGAAGGGAGGCAAACGCAATGTTCCTGTGCTAAATGTTAAGCTGCTCAAGCGCTCAGTGGTTCGCGAGAGGTTGTTAACCCTAATGCATTGCATATCCATTAAGCATTATGGAAATGGCTTCCCTGTGACGTGATTGGTTTAACTAAAAGCTTATTACCGGCGCGTCTTGGGCTGAGGACGGGCGCCGCGTCGCAGACATCTGCGTGCTATCAGTCACGCGGGGGAGACGTCTGTGTCGCCGTAATGTAGTGATCTTGTTAGGAGATACTGTAGACGACGAAGCACCTGCAAATGGATCTATTTGTCTCAATGCATGAGCTATATGCAAAGACGGAGTCCTGATGAATGAGTGTGACAGGATGGTTCTGTTCGGCAGCACTGGGCTGTACATCAGTGTGTCTGTGGTAAATCATGGGTGAGTTAATTCCTTATTGTCACTGATGGAGGGCTGATGCTCTAACAGTCACGTGTCTTGTTGCAGGAAAGTGGTTCAACTACGGCATCATCTTCCTCGTGCTGATTTTGGACCTCAACATGTGGAAGAACCAGATATTCTACAAGCCCTACGAGTACGGTCAGTACGTCGGCCCCGGCGAGAAGATCTACACGGTGGAGGAGCCGGAGACGCTCAAGGACTTCAACCACAGCACGCTGACGTTCGAGTGGCGCCGGGCCAACGTCGACCCGGGCACCAACCGCAGCTACGTGGAGCGCGACATGTTCCTGCACAGCCGCTACACCGGCGCCAGCCTGGACGTCAAGTGCCTGGCCTTCGTGCCCAGCCTGGCCGCCTTCGTCCTCTTCGGCTTCTTCGTCTGGCTCTTCGGCCGCTTCCAGGACAGCGAGGCCTTCACGGAGAGCCAGGACAAGGCGTACGAGCGGATCAAGAGGAAGTCGCCGTCCGAGCACAGCAAGGAGATGGGGGCGACGCCGGAGGAGGCGCACGTGAGCATGAGCGACAGCCTGAGGCGCTCGGCCACGCCCATGCTCCTGTCGGTGGACGGGCCGCACTGTGGGGCCACGCCCTCCTCCAACTCCACCGTTTCCATGGAAACGCAGGAGTCTCATCCGAGCATAGTGATTGACAGCGCGGAGGAGGAACCGGCCGTCTCCTTTGACGTCCACAAACTCTCCCCCTGACCCGATGGACGGCGAGTGACgatatatatttttgtaaatGCAGTGATTCTACTAACACAATGTTTGAAATACAACACACTCTTAATCTCTTAACCGACATGGTGCTGACTTGCAGTTTTCCTCCTCGTAGACTCTGTTCTGGTTCAGAGGAGTAGTTCTACAGCTGCGATGCTGCAGTCGGGTGGATGTTCCACCGGCGTCACAGCGACAGTGCCTTGAAATCTCAGTCTATAGTACAATAggcaaccaaatagaagatgtCCTGTTatggtttaatataataataagctTATATGCTTTTATATGGTGGTGTAGCCTCACTCTTTTCATTTCTTCTGGTGTGATGTCTCTCTGGCTAGATTTCTAAACGTATCGTTCTTGTTGAAGTGACATGATTATGAACATCAATGTACTCTGATGACCTATTCATATCTCCTCACTTGATATTAGTTGCAGAGATAATAAATGCAATCAGCAGAGATCAAATAGCGAAGCAATAAGCCACCTAATGATTGCCGTTGTGGCTGCTGCACCTGGGCTGAATACCAACCGAGTCAGAAAGGTGGTTTTGCCCTTGGCATAAacatgccattgaagtgcagggGAGGCTCCTGCTCCAAAGCTCAGGGCTTCTTTATGTGCAGATAAACCTTAAAGGTGTttgaaagcagctctgcagacatGGTACACGCATAAAAATATGCCTTTGAAACATTCtgatctgaaaaaaaaatccctaaTTTTAAAGGCAACTGAAACCTGCAGCATTTACCTTCACATGCACTTTGAAGGATCAATGTATgtcatttttattgctttgcGGATTTTTGGttatattgttgttattgttccaAAAAGGTGTAAGAAAATGTTATTACTAACTGTTTTATTCAATTCAATGAAACTGCAGATGCTCGCGACCAAAGACGTcagaatatataatattttaaacacacactcccTAATATACAGAACTAACTTGTATTTAAATTTGAATGCTACTTAACGTGTAAATATATCGTCTTTATGTCTAACATCCAGCTTTTAAATACACTTTGATTTGCTTTGAAACCTGCTTTGTTTCGTACTATCAGGAGAGACAGACTGTATGGAGGCTGGCGGCTGACACAAGTTAGTCATTCATAAAGATGTAATTATGTCTCGCTGCGTTCACATTTAGTTTTCATTTCTTGACTTCAAAGACAAGTGTTTACATTTTAGATGGACCTAAACCTGATCCGCAGCAGATTCAGTAGTCTGACTGGCCTGCTGACATAACGCAGTGTCTTTACATTCATAATGAAGATTGTTAAAGGAGGAAACACTCTGCGTTAATGTGCCTTTCAGTGTGTATTAGCCTTTTTACAGTGTGTAGATGAGTTCATTATTCATGGGTTTCATATTTTtatcaatatttttttctgtggcATTCTCCAGACTCCATGCAGGAGTTCCCtgtagtgtgtgcgtgtgtgtgtgtattttctaTGTGACGGTGCCTGTtctgtcattttatttatcCTTGTTCCTCTAATCATCCTTTCATATGTTACAGCTCCATGAAGCCAGTAGAACTTAGCATTTGACCAAAGGACAGAACCTCAGAACCAGCATGGtgcgctgtgttgtgtttcatttaaaagtgaggcttctgctctgtgttgttgtcactgTGTCCTTCTGAAAATGCCACATTTCGCTTCCTTTCAGCGTTTGCTCAGTGTCCACTTCTTCTGTTACCAATAAACTACTGCTTTTGTTATATTTTCTATTTGGTTTGTGACTTGGTGAGATTCAGTCTTATTAGAATATGTTTGAACAGGGTTGCTGATCTCTTACATAATTCCCAGTGAGGAAAGTTCAGTGTACATTTTCCTATATGCTTGGGAAATAGTTGCCAGGCAACAGCACAGGTCAAGCTTCTTGCAGATGCTGACCCAATTAATATGGGCGATGCGAGAAATAATGATACCATCTTCACAAGGACACTCGAAAATGTAGCCTGCATACACATGACAACCATTGGAGATTAGGCCGAGTGCTCAGGCACCTGTCCCCGGTTCGATATTCGCCGGTGGGAAAACAATGAGTTTCAGCTTTGTTTTCCAGCAGAATATGCCTGCAGGACTTCTGTATATGTAAATAGGTTAAAGATTGGATAAAAAATATGCGAGGAAGAAAATTTACTGTGGTTTACAATCTGCGACTGGGATCACTCCAACGGGTCACTTGATAATTCTCCATCATCAGTATCTCACTGTCAACGAAATGATCACTGTAAGAGGATCAAAGTCAATGCTTTTAATTGTAAATAGTGTAAGAACAGCTGTATGAACACCTGGCGAACTGTTGCTCGTTGTTCGTCTGGGAGAATAAATCTCATTGCCGGTGTGTATTGCTTGTTTGACTGGGGCCTCCTTCGGTCTGCCATTGGGCTGAGAAATGAGATATTGATTTTCGGAGGACCATGCAGTAATTGAGAGAACACATCAAAACCGGggttttaaaaatatttgtggAGTCTGGAGCCTTGATGCCAACGCTGTACTGACTTCTCTCCTGCtttctgcttttagttttaaatttaaaagggattttaattgttttaggtTTTTTAAGGTTTCTGGGATCATTTTCTAAACAATGAATGTGGTTTACTATTTATTCTATACACTTATTTTTACCAGCACAAGAAAATGCCTGAAATCCTGGTTTTGCACCTACAGCTAAATATAAAGCAGAAGAGTCCCCAGAGGAGCTGAATCACAGCCACAGATCAGCCAGAATCCCCTCCACTGTCTTTGAGCTATCCTCCAATTAGATCAGTCTATCATGTCCTGGCATGGCCCATCACTCTGTGCTGACAGCTCCATGATTCATCAGCCCACTCAGTCCCAGCCAGATACAGTTAGTCGGCCTCCCCATAACCCGAGGTGGCTTTTGGTCCCGCCGGCCGCGAGCTAAAGAACTCAATGCTAACTTCACAGAGAAACGAGTAAACTTCCACCGACGTGCTTTCAGGAGTCGGTGCTTAGGCACAGGGTTgtgttttactattattattattatttttttattattattattataaataatttatttgttcaCCAGTACTAAAATATCCAGCAAAAACAACTGGGAATTGGTAAATCTTTAATTCCGTAAACTAAGCTAATGCATTTTAGCTTCTCCTTGAGTTAAGGCTGacatttctctgcttctccagcaACCACCACAATGATGTGTGGCCATTAACGGTGAATATAGGACAGGCAGTGAAGTGGACTCCCCGTGGGTCAAGGCATCTGTTGCAGAGGGCTCGGCGCTGCCATGGAAAATTGGACATTTAGGAgccagctggagcaccagtctgccCCGCTGTGCCACCAGTATTCAGGTGCCCACTGGCTCCCTGCCACCACCAGCTAGAAGCCACTGGACCAAAGCAGGCCAGATGGTGCCCTCGCCAACCTAGCAGTGCTGAGCGGCCCACTGTCCACGTCCCCTGCCCTATCATTCAACTCCACAACAAGTTTGGAGACACAATAAACTGAGGTAAAAAAGTTTTTCTTCCTGAGGAGAGAGGTGTGCAGAAAAAGCTCAAGCGAGCAGGGTGTGTTGGAATACAAATTGTTTCTATtacgctgtgtgtttgttaatgtgAGCAGCTGTGAAGTAGACCCGCAGAATGGCTTGGCGAAGGAGTGAACGCTCCGCTGGGAAATAAAGCCATCTCCTGGATGAACTCATTTGTCTGTGGCTGGGAACTGATAGATAATTATATTAGGAGCCTTAAGTGCTCTTCTGCGATACAAGTATTACTGCCATCTCCAGAGGCACAGGACAAAGTAGGGAGGAGAGGAATCCGCGCGCGACAGCAGGGGAAGTCATCGCTCCGCATTCAAATACGTCAATGATGGAGCGTAGCTCGCATTTTAGTCTTCAGCTTTTAGTCTTGCGTCAATGGAAACTTCTGAATGAATCTGATTTCATTTATTCCATTTATAGTATCAACTATAAATCTGATGAATTATAGCACGGTTTCTAATCTCAGCACGTGGTAAAAGGTATTGAATGAATGGTTGACCCACTCTGATTTGAACAATTAGCCAACCTGTTGATCCCTTCAGTGCAGaaagctgtagctgcagccttCAAATCGTCCAACCAGCGGCCTCCTCTGTGACGGCCGCAACACAAACCGAGCACTTCCACCTTCATGAAGGAGGATTCATTACAGGGCGGGGGATTAGCCTGCATTAGTTGTGGCTAGGTGAACTGGAAACTGTATTCTGCGGTCCTCGAACACAGAGAATGCAGATAATTCACCCTCTGCTCAAACAGAAGCCAAACAcagtaattaaatgtaaatggaaATACTTTATTTCACTATTACACGAGAACAAGCTTTAAAAGTAAAATTCCATaaaagagaaatgaaagaaaaccgCTACAAAGCACCACATAATATAGACGACTCAAATGTGGCAACGGAACCTTATGCTAACTGCCTTCACTCTACCTACTGTAACTTATCGTCataatcattatttatttagaaattaGCAAAAACGTCTTGGACATCAAGCACAGTCATGCCAGGAATAGTAATATCTTACAGCGTCATGTAGAGATGAGTGAGACGTGGGGGACGTGAGGCCCATAAAGGCTCACTCTAGGTGATGAGACAGAACAAGGAGGCCGTAGTCCACCGTCTGTTTGGACCGACGTGGGCGCATTTGGTATAAAGAGGAGTCGAGGAGGCAGACGCAGGTCACGCAGTATTTGCAAACAACTCTAAATCGTGCATGAGACACCGGATCGGCGCCGTTTACCGTAACAGAACACAGCCTCGTAGAAATGGGCACAAAGCACCTGGAGGTTGATTTTGTACAGTTGTCTGTCTTGGACAATGCGACATTACGGAGATTATCCTGATTGGTAAACGCCATCCATCTGGATTAGCAGGCTGAGACAAGTCCTGACAATGCAAACACTATTTGACCCACAGCTGTGAGAGGACGGTGAAGAGACACATGGTTggtggtgatttttttttctttttgacatGGAGAACACTGTACAGGTGCCTTCAGCTCTGCCGGGACTAAAGGCACATGGGGTCCACTGAGCAACAGATGTGTCCGTTCTGGAacgagagggaaggaggggaagAAACACAGGGATTATCATCAGGCTTGAACCTGCAGCATCGGACCCGGCCTGGCATTTAGAACTCAACGGATCCAAGGCGGCGTGAAGGTGAACGGTTACAGTCATTTCATTGAAACGTAGAGGACTGATACCTGGATCAGCCTTTTTTAATTGTCCAGAGACGGCGTGACGATTTACGAGACGTATCGGCAGAAACGGAGAACGGCTGCTATCAAGTTTCAAGCAAGAAACAAGAAACTATTTCATCCCAGGAATCACAGATCTTGGTGGATTTGTCCTAAAGCTCAGACAAACAACTCACAGTTTGTACAGAATAAGACACTCGCTAAGTGATGGCTCCAGTCTGTTCCATATCTGTTACTACCAAAAGTATCAGTGCTCCGTACGTAAAAAACTAGTCAAAGCTGAGTCAGAACATACAGGAGTTTAGGGCCAACAGATGTTTTCACATCTGGGGAGGTCTCAGTGTTCAAGGACAAGCATTCGGGGACATTACACTCACGATGCCACTTTATTTGTTACATACTGGGCTTTAGGCTACAGGCAGCTAGCGTAGCGTAGCGTAGCACCTGTAAAACAGCTGCCTCATTATGTGACATGTTACCGCGTCACGTTTTTAGGTCATCTTGATTTGACCTTGACATTCTCACTCAAAGCAATCACTGTCATGGTTTCTTGTACTAAATATATTAAGAGTTATTCATTTCATCAGATTTTTTATCTTTGCCATCTTCTATTAGCATATGCGTGTGCGCTGCAAGGACACCTCCGTACGCAATCACCCCATGTGTAATAAATACAGCCGAGAGGTGTTAAAGGCGCACGAATACTTTCACGATGAACAGCGTGAGGGAGCTCGGACCACGCTTCACTCTTTTTTCTGGGTTCTCCATTTCCGACCGCTCTTTTTCGGGCCTGCTGTCTGTCGCCGGCCGTGTGGAGCCTCCTTACCTTGCACTGGCACAGGGTGCACTCGGTGCCGTGTTTGATCCAGGAGGAGCCGCTGAAGCGCGAGATGCCGTGCTCGTCCGTGCACGTCTTGGTGATGTCGTTGCGGATGGTGTCCGCCTGGCAGGGGTCCGTGACGCAGCGGGGGCAGCACTCGCCCTCGGGCACCAGCGTGAACTCGCAGTCCACGGGCGGACACGGCAGCGGCCAGCAGTCCACCTGCCCCTGCTGCAAGCGGAGGTGggagaaaggtcaaaggtcaagacaATGCATTCCTCCTGAAGTTGGGAAGTACCAGAATAATATGGGGCAGAGCAATGCTCAGAGTGAAGAGTCAGCATTTTGTTCAGACTGTAAACGTCCCAGCCTTTTAATTGGCTTGTTCTCTTCACACGCCTTTATTCTGTATTGTTGCTAATTTCACACTTTCAGCACACAAACCTTATCGGATctctgctgctgacattttCTATTACTGCCATTACCTGGTCACATGTATACGGCCCATCTTTACGCACGCTGCTGCTATTCTAGTCTGACCCACTTGTGCGTCATTCACCAGCCTCATAGTAAAATGAAATACGCGACTGCGCGTTTAAAGGCGCCAGCAGATACAAAAGGCACGTCTGCGTATAAAGTTAAGAGGCTCCATGCAAGTGTCCCAGCGGGAGTATTTCATATCACTAAAAATCGCCTGGCTCAGCATTTCTGTAATGTTGTAGTAAATTAGGCTGGCTATAAAGCGCAGCCTCACGCTGCACTAATGCGCACTCGCTGCCTCCATGCAGTGAGTAAACATTTGAAGTGGGAAATcccccggcggcggcggtctCTGCCTGAAGCCGGAGGGAGGGACTGCATGAAGCTCCAGGTATCGGTCCCGCACTGCGATAAGGGACGcgctgcctctgtctcctcta
The genomic region above belongs to Betta splendens chromosome 6, fBetSpl5.4, whole genome shotgun sequence and contains:
- the tmem117 gene encoding transmembrane protein 117 isoform X1; amino-acid sequence: MAGRGLCRMEIDACFRYYFQHPWSRLIVAYLVTFFNFLIFAEDPISHSQTEAHVIVVGNCFSFLFNKYPGRGWNVLKVLCWTAAIITGLFAGKFLFHRRLFGRHLRLKMFREDHGSWMTMFFSTILFLFIFSHIYNLFLLMAGSMQPHMVTEYMGIRNESFMKIAAVGTWMGDFVTAWMVTDMMLQDQHYPDWGKAARRFWKRGNNRIVLFCHLPPTPPPPPLPRRTVLISLTSVVVLVISTDWISWDNLNRGFLPSDEVSRAFLASFILVFDLLIVMQDWEFPHFMGDLDMNLPGMSTTHVKVKLPVCKHIFKEEYHIHITGKWFNYGIIFLVLILDLNMWKNQIFYKPYEYGQYVGPGEKIYTVEEPETLKDFNHSTLTFEWRRANVDPGTNRSYVERDMFLHSRYTGASLDVKCLAFVPSLAAFVLFGFFVWLFGRFQDSEAFTESQDKAYERIKRKSPSEHSKEMGATPEEAHVSMSDSLRRSATPMLLSVDGPHCGATPSSNSTVSMETQESHPSIVIDSAEEEPAVSFDVHKLSP
- the tmem117 gene encoding transmembrane protein 117 isoform X2 — protein: MAGRGLCRMEIDACFRYYFQHPWSRLIVAYLVTFFNFLIFAEDPISHSQTEAHVIVVGNCFSFLFNKYPGRGWNVLKVLCWTAAIITGLFAGKFLFHRRLFGRHLRLKMFREDHGSWMTMFFSTILFLFIFSHIYNLFLLMAGSMQPHMVTEYMGIRNESFMKIAAVGTWMGDFVTAWMVTDMMLQDQHYPDWGKAARRFWKRGNNRIVLFWTVLISLTSVVVLVISTDWISWDNLNRGFLPSDEVSRAFLASFILVFDLLIVMQDWEFPHFMGDLDMNLPGMSTTHVKVKLPVCKHIFKEEYHIHITGKWFNYGIIFLVLILDLNMWKNQIFYKPYEYGQYVGPGEKIYTVEEPETLKDFNHSTLTFEWRRANVDPGTNRSYVERDMFLHSRYTGASLDVKCLAFVPSLAAFVLFGFFVWLFGRFQDSEAFTESQDKAYERIKRKSPSEHSKEMGATPEEAHVSMSDSLRRSATPMLLSVDGPHCGATPSSNSTVSMETQESHPSIVIDSAEEEPAVSFDVHKLSP